Below is a window of Solanum stenotomum isolate F172 chromosome 7, ASM1918654v1, whole genome shotgun sequence DNA.
ACTATGATTAATGAAGTATACATGCTAGTTTGTCAATgttttgtgataaaaaaaaaatgaagtgacAATAGTTtaaggaaaaatctttttggccagaatgatattttatctatgttattttacatttttacccttttaactttaatacattttaactaaaaaatgaaaaaaagatcagtttattttaaaattaaaaaaatattataatttttttaattttctggccatttaaCACTTCACATAGTTTAATTGACGCttgaaagaatatatatataacgaaTTTTTGAGTTATGTAATAAGGTTTGAATTTATGATATACACTTTTTGTATTGCACTTTTAACATTCAATCAAAATACGTTAACAAGAAAATATGTTTcttaaaattaactaattttattCGACTTGTTCAAGATTCACCTTTATGAGGTGTATAATTTTCCAGCgaattcactactaaaaaattgtcaaaaaatgacggccaaaagcgacggactgcgtcgcttttttggtcaaaatcgacgAAAAAGCAACGCAATCActtccgtcgctttttagctcgacgcttttcaaaaagcgacggacaacgtcgttttaaaaaaagcgacggactgcatcGCTTTTAGAGACGGACTGCGTCTCTTTTAGCGACGGACTGAGTTGCTTTTCGACtacttttttttgaattttttaaaaaagcgacggagtccgtcgctttattttaattttcattttttttaatttctaaagggcgacactgtccgtcgcttttctggaaattttattttaaaaaacccaaaaaagcgacggacaaaaccacgttgtccatcgctttttctgcaatatttttgacAGTAGCAGCTCGCAGCTtctgctgcccacctgcaaattcaattcaattcaattctatactattcagcccaatcaaacacacacacacttaTAAACagtctaaacaaaacataaaataaaaaacttaaaataacattcaaaagtatctaaatcataaattaaagacttataaagtcttttaaaattcgttttaaaatttcaaaaagttcataaatgtccagagatctaaactagggagtgagatctcataatcatcctcatcactctcgtcgtcggtgtcatcgggagccgaagtagtagttcgacgagcgaggttcatcacttgttctttgatttgctgaatGGTCTCACTCATGCTTTGTTGTTCAACTACTCTTTTCCGCTCCGACTCTGCTAGTGTCGCTATAAGTTTAGTTATTTGATTcgacatagcagcaatctgaacaccgtcaagtgcctcagcttgacgtgacgatccaataccttctaagcTTGACTGAAGGCGTCTAACATCGTTgcgagagcctagaccatagcatctacccttgtgtgtcccccctaccactttttctttccaaatctgagtggacagttcaggtgtcaattgaaccgaactatctagattctcagcgacgTACTTATGAAAGTCatctgcatattaaatataaatattgacatcaatatatatacatatcataaatatattcactattgatatatattattcatattgaataacttacaaaagttctttcggccctttcctccaccaactaaaccacattaattaatttaacttatttaaacaacttaacaactttataacttgaactagtttacttttgacttaattccaataactaaatccatcaacaaaaccacattatttaatttaacttatttaaacaacttaacaactttaactagtttagttttgacttaatacaacactaaatccaccaactaaaccaaattaattaatttaacttatttaaacaacttaacaactttataacttgaactagtttacttttgatttaattccaacaactaaatccatcaacaaaaccacattatttaatttaacttatttaaacaacttaactactttaactagtttagttttgacttaatacaacactaaatccaccaactaaacccacattatttattttaatttatctaaacaacttaacaactttttaactttaactagtttagttttgacttaatttcaacaactaaatccatcaacaaaaccgcatttttaaatttaacttatttaaatttaaagctaagtgtcaacactagatggacacaaatcgatcttgcaagaaaatcaattttgtcatcaataggatcaactagtgttggtacttatgcttaacaaacaatcgatggacacaaaaatattatcataaaattaaagttaaatatcaatactagatggatacaaacacattattgaaaacaattgtacttgaactttagaaatttagaagcaccaaccttatctcctactttgatgaaagaagcaatatagtcttgtatcaacttttttagatgttgagcttcctcagttgcctagcacgaaaagttctaaaattagttaaatttcaagttcaagttctaattctaagttcaagttctaatttcaagttcaagttctaagttcaagtcaaattctaagtttaagttcaaattctaatttccagttcaagttcaatttataatttcaagttcaagttctaatttcaagttcatgttcaaattctaagttcaacttcaataactaagtttaagtttaagttctaagttcaagttcaagttctaagtttcaatttctaagttcaagttcaagttctaattcaatacactaattaacaaattcaatactcaaatttcaagttctaagttcaagttcaatttctaagttcaagttcaaattctaattctaagttcaagttaaagttctaattctaagttcaagttcaagttcaaatttcaacatcaagttctaagtttaacttcaaattctaagttcaagttcaagttcaagttctaatttcaagttcaagttctaagttcaagtcaaattctaagttcaagttcaaattctaatttcaagttcaagttctaagttcaagttctaatttcaagttctaagttcaagttcaatttataatttcaagttcaagttctaagttcaagttcaatttataatttcaagttcaagttcaaattctaagttcaagttctaatttcaagttcatgttcaaattctaagttcaacttcaataactaagtttaagttcatgttctagttcaagttcaagttcaaatttcaacatcaagttctaagtttaacttcaaattctaagttcaagttcaagttcaagttctaatttcaagttcaagttctaagttcaagtcaaattctaagttcaagttcaaattctaatttcaagttcaagttctaagttcaagttctaatttcaagttctaagttcaagttcaatttataatttcaagttcaagttctaagttcaagttcaatttataatttcaagttcaagttcaaattctaagttcaagttctaatttcaagttcatgttcaaattctaagtttaagttctaagttcaagttctagttcaagttcaagttcaagttctaagtttcaaattctaagttcaagttcaagttctaattcaatacactaattaacaaattcaatactcaaatttcaagttctaagttcaagttcaatttctaagttcaagttcaagttctaattctaagttcaagttcaagttctaattctaagttcaagttcaagttctaatttcaacatcaagttctaagtttaacttcaaattataagttcaagttcaagttctaatttcaagttcaagttctaagttcaagtcaaattctaagttcaacttcaataactaagttcaagttcaaattctaatttcaagttcaagttctaagttcaagttctaatttcaagttctaagttcaagttcaatttataatttcaagttcaagttctaattctaagttcaagttctaatttcaagttcatgttcaaattctaagttcaacttcaataactaagtttaagttcaagttctagttcaagttcaagttctaagtttaacttcaaattctaagttcaagttcaagttctaattcaatacactaattaacaaattcaatatacaaatttcaagttctaagttcaagttcaagttctaattctaagttcaagttctagttctaattctaagttcaagttcaggttcaaatttcaacatcaagttctaagtttaacttaaaactctaagttcaagttcaagttctaatttcaagttcaagttataagttcaagtcaaattctaagttctaagttcaagttcaaattctaatttcaagttcaaattctaatttcaagttcaagttctaagtttaagttcaagttcaagttcaagttctaagttcaagttctagttcaagatcaagttctaatttcaagttcaaattctaagttcaagttcaagttcaagttctaagtttaacttcaaattctaagttcatgttcaaattctaagttcaacttcaataataattcaaactagtcttgaaatcacaaattcaaactagtcctaaaatcccaatatctaactagtgctaaaatcctaaattcaaacaactccttaaataccctaattcaatctaatcttacaattccaaaatcgaactaattaactcaagaaataccaaATTCCAAACAAATCCTAAGACACTCTAATTCAAACAAACcccaacattaaaattttcatttcacaatcaacaaacacaaactaacaatcaaataatccctaattcaaactaaccatcAAAAACCCCTAAGTTTaacttactaactaacaatcactcaaactaacaatcaataaaaaaactaattcaatacactaattaacaaattcaatactcactttgaaagaaattaaaaataatattatgaaacCCTAACCTTCAATTAAAGGAGAAGGGCAGTGGATCGACACCGGGGTCAGTTGGCCGGAGATGTTGCTCTCTTCGTCGGTTGTTGATGTTGATTGGAGAGACGAGAGATAGGCGGCGATTTGTCTCGCCGGTGAGAAGAGACGGGAGGGAGCAAGgagagaagagatgagaagaggaGGGCGGCGGGAGGAGGGCGGCGCCGGGAGGGCGACGGGAGGAGGAGCTAGGGCTGCTTGTGAGAAGAGATTAGAGGGATTAGAGGGTTTGGTCTTTTTTTAGGTCAAAAATAGGAAGGTTAGGTAGATTTAATTTGAGCCATTGGATTAGTTAAGATGAACGGCTAGGATTTGATCTAGGATTCACTTAAAGGATGGACGGTTAAGATTTAAACTAATGTTTCAAAATTTGGACAAAAGGGTTATAATTTCAATGAATGAATGGCTAAAATTGCAACTAAAATTGATATAGGAGGCTATAATTGAAAAACGAAATTGGATTGAGGTGGCTAGAATTGCAATGAATTGAATAAGGGAAAAGCTAAAATTGAAAGGAATTAGATTAGAATGggctaaaaattaaatgatttcgagaaaaattaaagaaatgctatccaattaaaatactacaaatattataacattttataaaataaaaatcacttaaattttaaaacatttgaataaaataattattccgagttttacttataattttaaaaatatttacgataattttataaagcatgcaaactaaaatatataattttaaaacaaaatcgattaaaaatttaaactcagaatattttaaaaaaaacacgtATTTAACCAAATAGCACTTCCGAAAGGTTATAGGTctgtcaaaattgggtgtcaacataccGACATCGTGAAGtcgatattatttaaatataccgacctctttaggtcggtatttattaatttattttaatataaactcactttttgaggttgatttttattaattaaaattacatatacatatacatatacatacatagatacatacatatatatacatatatatatatatatatatatatgccaaACACATATAGACGTGTGcctgttaattaaaaaaattaaacattcgcgaacgaacataaaaaatttcaaacaataatattattttttgatatttctctgtatttttgcatgaaaataaattgacgaaagttctttgattttctttcttaaacattcaatcaaatgaaataacactacttatttattttttcttatcatctatgctatctaaatttaactcaaatactcacttttaatttttaatataaatcaatacgaataaaaaaacccatcttcaaaaagactcgaCTGGCTTagttaataacactactaaaaaaagactcttgttcattgctaataacactactaaacaatGTTACAACTCGACTGACTTTGTTATAAGGTTGTCagtgattttaaagaaagaaaaccaacacaatttcgtcagttatttttcacacaaaaatacataacactcttaaaaagaaattattattttttaaaaagaattattttttgttaatttttaattttttaactaaaattaaatgacacatatcgatttaaaataagaagttgcaattgaagaatatatataaaaataaataaatcattaaaatagtatttcgtgttaaaatggaacataaaaaatggagttcaagggttaaaatggaacaaggctaagatcaagtgccaaaatgaaaaatgtggacaagttagagggttgtatatgtgtttggccatatatataattagaaggtatataatttaaatttataaaattaacttgatcgataaattaaatttattaaattaaacttttgttgatgtgtagttaacttaatatatatatatatatcgatcaagttaatttNaaaattaacttgatcgataaattaaatttattaaattaaacttttgttgatgtgtagttaacttaatatatatatatatcgatcaagttaattttataaatttaaattatataccttctaattatataaatttaattttattgatcaacaaaagtatATCAATATCAAAGTTAATAAATAAATCTCCTTTAATTGATTAtcgatatttctttaattgataatgtatttcatatctgaaccactagtatataagacttgatttgttaaactactcgaggaatatatatatataattaatcaacgtaTTTCATACTCTGATGAAGTATCctttacatgtcatcataattaggaggtgatcactacacttgacatccattcaagatcgaatgtatataataatactatctcGCATTTCATACTGGAATGAattatatgttagctcttcacctctactacatcatgacatgagatattaagttTATGATTAGACGACGGACTGATAGGatttgtacattactctataaaaataagtataattatctcctaattcatatcaacgtagtttcatactctaaatatggattatagatatttttttatttacttcacgaattctaacattttatttgtaaaagtatacaaaattgttacactttttgaacaattaatcgtaggtgtaaaatgaaattttaatattatgcacactagcaaaattatgattaatagaaatattttaaacataccgacctccggatgttgcttttattaaaagtaattagatataataaaaaataccgacctcatgaggtcggtatcacattaaattttaagataaataaaaagtaatcatgttaattaaataatattgacatcgggaggtcggtattttgtattaaattattttttaacttctataaaaccgtcattcggagaacgatttatttaaagttaattgaaaatattaatttattacatactatttaattttaccgacatctgaaagtcggtattataattttttttgttttttagtttACACAAAACCATTATCTggaagacgatttaaataaaattaaatcaaaatatttctcaattttgtttttttatatggagaaatGGGGAAAATCGCGTCTGCTAgtgcatatatttttaaaaaagtgacggacaatgTCTCTATGTCcgtcacttttaaaaaaaaaaatgtttggccaacattttgaccaaaaagcgacagactaagagacattgtccgtcgctttcttaaaatatttgaccagatattttgaccaagaagcgacggacataaagatgttgtccgtcgctaatttaaaaaataattaaacaattaaaattaataaaaagcgacggacggcgtgactttttttaaaataataaataattatttttaataaaaaccgACGGACTGCATcactatctatataaaataattaattagcaaaaagacgcgaaaaaagcgacggactaagcgatgccgtccgtcgcttttaacaaaaatttaaaaaaaaattaactaaaaagcgacggactaaaagacgctgtccgtcgctttttaaaaatgtttgactagatattttgaTCAAAAAGCGACTGACTAAGAGATGccatccgtcgctttttttaaaaaattaattaataaaataaaataaattaaaacgacggacagcgtggttattgtttaatttataaataattatttttaataaaaagcgacggactaagagatgccgtccaccgctttttgaaaaataattttaaaaataattattttaattaaaaagcgatggacggcatctcttagtacGTCGCTTTTTGGCAGAATATCATTACAACACGTTTTATTAGAGTCTTCTCTACGACACGATTTCTAATctcatatttaataattaatagacCAAAAACATCTTATTGTGTTTTGTcctattttttttggtttgtctagaaatgaaaaagaaattaaacagtaattgattatatatttttacaataattGTACATTACATAACTATTTAAACAATATTCATGTATTACATATACATAtgatcattttattaaattttttttttggtcactTGTACAATTATATAAGAAGCACTTATTTATTACTCCTGTTTTATGTTTGAACTTGATAATTGAGATACCCCTCTCTTAGCCTTTGCTAACCAATGGAGTTCCAATTTCCATTcaacttcattttcttattcCTTTTCCTATTATCCCTCTATCTACTACATGTGGAAtggaaaaaatcaagaaacttaaacaaaaaactTCCTCCTGGCCCATGGAAATTGCCCCTTTTAGGAAGTGTCCATCACTTGGCATTAGAAGGTGGACTTCCCCATCATGCACTCACAAACTTGGGCAAAAAACATGGGCCTTTCATGCACCTTCAACTAGGTGAAATTTCTACAATCGTAGTTTCTTCTCTGGACATGACACGAGAGGTCCTGAAAACTCACGACCTCGCTTTTGCATCAAGGCCTAAATTAGTATCCCTAGACATAATATGTTACAAGAGCACGGACATCGTGTTTAGCCCTTATGGAGATTACTGGAGACAAATGCGTAAGGTATGTGTCTTGAAACTCCTCACAAACAAAAACGTCCGGTCCTTTAGTTCCATCAGGCGGGATGAGGCTTCACGCCTTGTGCAACTCATCCAGTCATCAACACGTGGCGAGCCGATAAATGTTACAGAGCGGATCTTAAGGTATGAGAGGTCAATGACATGCAAGGCAGCATTTGGGGATCAATTGTTGAAAGATGAAGAGAAATTCATTGAAATACTAAGGGAATTAGTGGAATTGGCAGGTGGATTTAGTGTGGCTGACATTTTCCCTTCAATCAAGATCCTTCATGTGGTAAGTGGATTGAGGAGTAGAATCTTGAAacttcacaaaaatattgatgCTATTGTTGAGGATGTAATCAATAAGCACAAGAAGAATATTGCAAGTGGTAAAAAGGGAAACGGTGCATTTGGAGGTGAAGATTTAGTTGATGTTCTACTAAGATTAATGGAGAGTGGGGAATTTAAAATCCCAATCACCAATGACAACATCAAAGCAATTATGATTGTAAGTATTCttacttataattttttaaaaaaataaaaaaatctaaggGTGTGttcatggaaaatattttctaggaaaaataagtgaatttttcgtgtgttcaatattatcctaaaagcatttatttatatatatatatatatatatatattaagcaaataCTATGGAAGATAGGGTGGAGGTGGCCAGAAGTGGAGGTAGGGGTGTGGTGATGGGGATGGGGCCTGAGGGCTATAGGATATATAGGGGGTGAAGATGAGGTGTATAGGAAGGATTGAGAGGACACAATTAGTGTGGGATACCACTTTTCCTTACTTCcatttaaaaagttatttattttatttttaaggaaCTTGTTTTGCTAGAAaaagtaattttcaaaattttttatcGTTTGCAAATAAAGTATAAAGAAACATAATGTTATTGATAAAACAATGAGAGTACAAATCTGTTGATCCATTGCTTTTTCTCTTTTAAGATTTCTCTGTGATTCGGGGAACATTAGTGGTGTATTTTTCGAAGTAGGATGATATGGACTTCCTTGAAATTTATTTGATCTCCATGATTCATGATATTGTAGATCTTCTTGAAGTATTTGGTTGTCAATTCTTCTTTGATTAATAATGAATGTAGGACATGTTCGCCGGGGGAACAGAAACTTCAGGAACAATAACAATATGGGCGATGACAGAAATGATGAGAAACCCAAGTGTATTAACAAAAGCACAAGCAGAAGTACGAAAAtcattcaaagaaaaagaaactttcaatgaagatgatattgaAGAATTGAAATACCTACAACAAGTTGTTAAAGAAACCTTGAGACTTCATCCTCCATTCCCTCTCTTAATACCTAGAGAATGCATGGAAGAAACAAACATCAATGGTTACACTATCCCATTAAAAACAAGAGTCATGGTTAACGTTTATGCGATGGGGAGGGACCCAAAGTATTGGTTAGATGCAGAAAGCTTTATACCTGAGAGATTCGAGCAGAGCTCTATAGATTACATGGGGAATAACTTTGAGTATCTTCCTTTTGGTGCGGGAAGAAGAATGTGTCCTGGAATTacatttggtttgatcaatgttTATCTTCCACTAGCTAAATTGTTGTATCATTTTGATTGGAAATTACCTAATGGTGTAAAGCCTAAGGATGTGGACATGacagaaagttgtggaataacgGCAGCAAGAAGGAGTGAGCTTTACTTAATCGCCACTCCTTATTACCTTTCTCAAGAATgatatttgatctctttttttttgttaaattatgtatttaatgATATTTATGTCATCTTGTTTCAATATGTATATATCAATTTGCCTATACTTATGTAATATAGTCATATGTTGTACAATGATCAGTTCATGTACTCTGAAGTTTATGTATTAATAATAATAGCTTCACCatccaaaataatattttctccgtttcaatttatccGTCTTACTTGCTTTTTAATGTGTTTCAAAAAAAGTGTTTGCGTAAATACATAGAATCCCGATTAGTGGTGACTTTAACTATTACTTAACTTGGTATATATGCTAGATTAGAACTCCGATTTTATTCGAATCAATCATCTTTTGTATTCGTTGAACCACATGAACATAAACAATCTGATCATTTTTGTCTTTCTAGTAAActcaacaatatatataattgtttaattttgtttcacaaataaatgtatatagaaaattACCTTCCTCAAAATTGAATTTCATTTGCACAACAATGTTGAAAAAATTCCCAATGTTGACCACATACACTAGTCATCTAGAGTTAAAATAAAGAAACTAAAGTCATTTCTCGtagtaataaaattcattgTCTAAAAGTACTTACTACTTCCTCCGTCTCAAATTATCTATCGTGATTTTTAAGAATAGTTGTTTCAAACTACTTTTGTCATTTCAATGTTGGAAATAACAAAATTTCATAGCAATAATTGTTCTTGAAGACTACAAACATCTCAATGaagtaaatatttaatgaaaagaggctttattttaaaatataaatgaaaataaaataatcaaaaaccCCGCTTAATTGTTGTATTCTTAAGGAAAGTTTAAAGAGAAatacaaacatatatttgaGACCAAGGGAATAAACGTTTTGTCTTAAAGAAGCTCCTAATACTGAAAAgttttaaaagaatattaattttatatttaatactgaaattttttaaaagaatattaattttatttttaataagaagtTAATGGCAAAAGTGTTGTCCACGTCGGTGaagatttatttctttttctatttttttaacttgACCTTACTTGGCCTTCTCTTAAGAAAAATAGTATatggatttattttattttattaaattatttttaaaaaaaattaactataaataatttatgtagATACTTaatgataaagataatatttaaaaaatatatcttttaatttatcaaaatcgacaaataaaaaaataaaaattgtgacttttttgaaatGTTGTGGCATTTCTGAAGGATTGTAACTTTTTCAAAGCGTTGTAACATTTCTAATAAGACACAATAatcatttgttcacactaccatttgttgtctataaatagaggattttcctctcattttaaaacaacaaaaaatttgaacttcttcttcGTCGTCtggacaattaaatatttgtgtactttgttCTTGTTGAATGACTTACTaacaccattgtttttgtatcaatacactacTGAATAGAATCGTTCTATCTTGAGATCAAGATGTATTCCTTTAAACGTCGGGTACTAGAggagaataatttccttaaggggataCTGTGCATTCAATGGACTCGATTTTTTCCATTCTATTTCTGAAGATCCTGGTAGTTTCGAATAGTGACTAAACAATAGCGTACGAAATATTGATTTCTCTCTAATTTATGAAACACAGGTCTTTAATTCGAAAGTGCTAATTTCCAAAATCCAAGGAAATCCACAAACATTTCCTTACTTTAAGGTATATCCTTGGATTTAAAGGGTTGAAAACTCCTATAAATATTCAATCTCATTATGTTTAACAAATCGTCCCAAGctaataaagcaaaaaaaaatcaacttagaaaaataaaaataaaaacaaagcaaaatctatcaacaaaaaataaaaaattagccTTCGTTAAAAAATGGAGGCAAATAAGCATGTATCAGTATTTCTAATGTGCATGATTGTATTATCAGTTTCCGAGGCTGCAACTTTCGACAGCTGCAACGAAAATTGTCAAAGGGATTGCACTTCGAATGGCCATGGCTCTACTTATTGTGCATTGAGATGTGAAACTGATTGTGGTTATCAGGCGCTTAAAGGTACCTTTCTTTTTTACGTCCCTGATTGTTCATGTTATTAGTCTTTTAAGATTTTTCTGCATCTTCATGAGACTAAGTatctttatttcattatttcaaaataaatttaatttatcagaACTAGTGTAGGTAATATTTGGTAATGGAAGagcatttttttattaatttgtcgACTTGAATATTCAAACTATAtgtgtttttaaatttataatttttgtgttCTATTTTTAACAGGTGAATTTGAGAGCCTCACGTCTTGAGCTGGACCAAGATTGCAGGGAATCACCCTAAAAGGAGAAAGGGGACAATGAAGAATAAAATAgtggaatttatttttaattcattcattcattaatttcattttccaCTACCATTGTATAATGCtcagaattaaataaaaacaaattgatttttttatatttaaatgttAGTGTCTTCCTTGAGTTCATTGCGCTAAAG
It encodes the following:
- the LOC125870515 gene encoding premnaspirodiene oxygenase-like — encoded protein: MEFQFPFNFIFLFLFLLSLYLLHVEWKKSRNLNKKLPPGPWKLPLLGSVHHLALEGGLPHHALTNLGKKHGPFMHLQLGEISTIVVSSLDMTREVLKTHDLAFASRPKLVSLDIICYKSTDIVFSPYGDYWRQMRKVCVLKLLTNKNVRSFSSIRRDEASRLVQLIQSSTRGEPINVTERILRYERSMTCKAAFGDQLLKDEEKFIEILRELVELAGGFSVADIFPSIKILHVVSGLRSRILKLHKNIDAIVEDVINKHKKNIASGKKGNGAFGGEDLVDVLLRLMESGEFKIPITNDNIKAIMIDMFAGGTETSGTITIWAMTEMMRNPSVLTKAQAEVRKSFKEKETFNEDDIEELKYLQQVVKETLRLHPPFPLLIPRECMEETNINGYTIPLKTRVMVNVYAMGRDPKYWLDAESFIPERFEQSSIDYMGNNFEYLPFGAGRRMCPGITFGLINVYLPLAKLLYHFDWKLPNGVKPKDVDMTESCGITAARRSELYLIATPYYLSQE